The sequence GAATACAAAGCCCCCTTATCAACCAGAACCATTCGTCATATTATAGCCAGAGCTGGGGAACTAGCTAAAATACCCTTTAGAGTACACCCCCATCAACTACGTCATGCCTGTGGCTACTATCTAGCATCACTGGGCCATGATACTAGAGCTATTCAAGATTATTTAGGGCATAAAAATATTCACCATACAGTTCACTATACCCAAATGTCTCCCCATAGGTTTGAGAACTTCTGGAGAGACTAAGCAATTAATAATTGCTCTAAACCAGCAATTCTTTGAGAAAGATCGAGCTTAAAAGTACCATAAGGATTAACGTGACTGAAAATTAAAGGAGTAATCGCTCTTTTATCAATTTCAGTGAGTTGTTGTTGCCATTGATCCTGTTTTAATATTTTTTGAATCATTAAAGTATTGACATAAACGAGACATATCTGCAACAAATGTAAAGATAAAACGGATAATTCCTGACTCTCCAAACGATTTGAGGCAAATTCTCCACCTTTACCATAAAAAATAAAATCATTAACCCCATTCCAGCGTTCTACTACATTTAAACCTTCATTAATCTCCCTTCGTACATCCTCTGAACAAAGATATTGACATAGGAATATTGTTTTAATAGCTCGACCTAATTCAAGTAAAGCCAAATATGTAGGATGTTTAAAAGAATTTTTACTAAAACGTCTGAGAATAGCCTCAGTTTCTGCTGTCCCTAACCTTAAAGCTGTGGCATACTTCACCATCTGGTCATACTGTTGACGAATCAAATCCCAATTAATCGGACGGGTTAGAATCGGCTGTAAATGAGGATAAGCATTACTGACTTTGGTGAATGGACGATATAACTTCTGTACCTTAATTCGTTTTAATCGGGGCATCAACTGAAACCCCAACAAGTGAGTAAAGGCAAATGCTATTTCACTTTGACCATGACTATCAACATAGTTTTTCTGCACATCCATATTAGTACAATGGCGTAATACCCCTTCAATCATAGCGGCAACCTCGCTACTAGAACAGGTTTGAGTTGTGAATAGATACAAGTCGATTTCCTCTCAACGTGCCAATAAATCATGACTCCTCGACCACCATAGCGTAAATGATACTGGGTCATCAGGTTTTGATCATAAGCTCCAAAATGTTTGCTATCACTAGCACAAGTAGTTGTTCCCTCTCCCCAGACATGAGGATTACGAATCTCAAAAATGGCATTAATGACATCCCCAATGGCACTTCTTAGCTGATCTTTATGGATGTAGCGACGACGTACATAGAGCAAATCTTGATATTTTTCACCATTTATACCTGTATTAATTCTTTTTAACCCGGTATTAGTTCCCATACCATAAATACATAGTAACAATCGCTTTTGCAATGAAACTCTATCAATAATCTCCCTTGTACCCATGGTTTTGAAGTTACGAGTAAAATCAACTCTTAAATCTGTCTCCTTGAGAATATCTAAAAGACTGGTATTCGCCCAAGTTTCATTGATTTCAGCCTTAAGTCGATTCAGATTTATTGGTTCAGGTACTGCTTCAAAAGGACTAAGTCTAATCAGTCCATTTCCTTTACTGATAATGGCAACATTTTTATTTTTTGGCATCCCTTGATCCAACTTATCCAATCCTTCTGCCATTTCTTGTTGTAACTTGGAAATAAAAGTTTCTACATCCTCGGGAAGAGTTAGAGCTTGGTAGTAAATTTGACGGTATTGTTCAAAATCTGTAGGTAAATCATGATCTGGATTACCATAACGTGATGCACCAACTACCCAAATTTCTTTACAACTGAGTCTTTCTCTAAGGGCTTGTAAAACACTTATTTCATAGTTAATCCGGTTAATTCGTTCGTTTCCGTCTTTATCAGTTTCCAAAAGAATATCTTTCCAACCACTTTTGACAACTCCATCAATGGGTATTTCTTCTGTGACATCATAATATTTGGACTTACTTTCTGTGTATTTTTTGAGTAATTCTAAAGATTTAATCACAGGGCGATGAATGTCATTATTAGAGCGAAATTTTAATACAGATAGAAAAATGGGAATCATCCGACGGTAGTGATTGGCAAAGGATGCACGCATTACTTTATGAACTCTTTGGCGATAGGCTATACCTGTAGCTTTGTACTCAGTGACCAAATCTTTGAGAGTTTTTTGAGAAACGACTGGATAGATTACTTTTTCTATTATTCCTTCTGGTTCAGCGGCGGCTACTTCAGCAATACGGAATAAGATGTTGGTTTTTCCTGTTACAAGTTGAAAATCGGCGACTAATTCTTTGTTAATACGTCTTTCTGCTCTTGTACCTATACGTTTGATAATGTTTATTAGTAGCTCGATCAGATTGTCCGTAATTTCTTGAGTGCGTTCCACAAGGAAGGCACTCATTAAAGTGTAGCGAATAGATGATGGATGTTGCCGTAAATGATAAGGGGTTTCAGTTGCTGCTCTATGACGGTAATTTTTTATTAGTTTTGGTGAAATTCCCTCAAATAAATCAGAAGGTAAACCTACACTTATAATTCGTTTGAGTTTTTCAATTTCTGTTAAGAAAGTGCCTAAACCTACAGGACCTGGATCTGTTTTAAGAAAGGCAAAGTCAGATATTTTAAATGTAGATGAATCTGATGAGGTAGTTTTATTTTCTTCAATTGATGTGTTTAATATGATGTCAATTTCAGTTATAGTTTCAGCTGATAATTTAGTAAATATTTGATTACAAAAGTTACTTTCATATTGATTTACGGTGCGACGAATTAAACGTTCTAATTGTTTTGTTGTTGGAGGTTCAATTTGTAATAGGCGAAATCTTTGATATATTTCTTCTTTCAGTGCTTCAAATCTTTGCTTAAACGGTAAAATATGAACCATTAACCAGTCCGATGCTTCAGATGAATCTGATAATGTAGCTGTCCGAAATCCAAACAATTCACGAATTTCAGCACGATGATTTTTGATGGTACGTCCTTGCCAATTATATTGAGAATATAATGAAGAATTTATTTCTAGTTGTAACCCAATGTAGTCAATAATTGTTTGCGGTATTTCAGCCCTATCATCTGGAAAACGAGCCATTAATTGAAAATATTTAAGGAGAATTGCAAAGCCTATCTGCCCCGCACCTAGTTTCTTTTTGACTAGTTCTAATTCTTGGGGAACAAGAGTCCAATTTTCGACTAATTCCTGCGTGTTCCAATCGAGCTTTACCAAAATATGTTTCTCCTTGTAAGTTAATCTTGACCAGAAAAAAGCATAAACGAATTTAGCCTTATAATTTTACCTAATTTTAAATGTACATCAAGACATTTTTGTCAACTATTGTTCGTTTAATACATTAGATATACTTATATTTGCTCCATGAAAATAGAATTTTTGTATTGTCAAGAAAAAATCTCTGAAATCTATGATTAACAAGCATTTCATTCATAGATTGCCCCTGGTTGCACGAACCTTCTATTTAGGCCTAGATCGTTTTGCGGGAATTATTCCAGGGTGGAAAATTCCTAAGTTTCAATCGAAAATGACGGCTCATCAGATAGGTTTAAAAACTGATTTTTTTGGGGATGCTTTATTAAGTTTGAGGAAGGATAATCGTTTTTATCACTATGCTAAATCTCATACTAATTTTATTTCTAAGGTATCTATAAGAGATGAAAATGCAATTTTAAAAAGTGCTTCTGGTTTTTTGAAAATACTTTATCCTAGCCTTAATTTAACAACGGAGGAGTATTTATTTAATTGTTTAAAACCTGCCCGAGAGTTACGGCAGAATATTCATGGTTTACTGTACAATCTGGATGATGAATTTAAACAGTATGAGAGGGATATTATTGTTGATGTGATGTAGGGGTTAAATTCTTATTAATATATTGCTTAATATGGAGATTATTATACATTGAAAATATACGATTTACTACTTAACAGTAAACAGAATAAATTAGAGTACTTATTAAGTATTCCTATATTTAATCTTTTAAAATTATCGGATAAAAATTTAACTAACGAAGAACAGTTGATAGAGGCATTACTTACTCTATATACTCCAGAAGAGTTATTAAGATCTAAATATCATAGAGATTTAATAATAGAATTTCTTACCCCTGAACAAGCCAATATTTTAGCCACTGTTTGGGATGCACCCCATGATAAAGATGTATATAAAAGACTAAAAAAAGTAGCCATCAAACAAAACTCGGAGGCAGAAAAATATTTATTTAATTTCTTTGAAATTCCTGTTTATCGTCAAACAAATATTACTGTAGAAAAATCCTCTTTTGTCGAAATTAGTCCTCAATATCCTTTGTTCAATCATCAAAGAAATGCCGCTCAAAGGGTGCAAAAATATTTATATGATCCTCCCTATCGAGGACTTTTGCATATGCCTACAGGGGCAGGAAAGACCCGTACAGCGATGAATATTATTGCGGATCATCTGCGGAATAATGAACCTACTTTGGTGGTTTGGTTGGCGTATAGTGAGGAGTTGTGCGAACAGGCTGTTAATGAGTTTGAAAAGGCTTGGGGGTATTTGGGCGATCGCCCTTTAACTGTTTATCGATTTTGGGGAGAGCATGATTTAGCCATAGAAGAAGTAAACGATGGCTTTGTGGTAGCAGGATTGAGTAAAACCTATAACGCCCTCAAAAAAAGTATCCGCTTTATCAATCAATTGGGGGTGCGTACCTCCTTTGTGATTATCGATGAAGCTCATCAGGCGATCGCCCATACCTATAAATTAGTGCTAGATAGCCTCGTCATTCCCTACGAAAAAACCGCCCTACTCGGATTAACCGCCACCCCTGGACGCACATGGGCAGAAATTGATCAAGATGCCCAACTAGCAAATTTTTTCGCCCAACAAAAAGTAACCCTCGAAATAGAAGGTTATGATAACCCCGTGGATTACCTCGTAGAACAACAATACCTCGCCCAAGCCATTCATCGCCCCCTATTTTATGACAGTGTCTTGACACTTACCCCCAAAGACATCCGACGCATTAACCAAGATTTGGATATTCCCCCCTACATTCTCCATCGATTAGAAGAAGACGAACAACGTAACCTCCGCATCATTCTTGAACTAGAAGCCCTAACCCACCGTCATCATCGCATTATCGTCTTCGCCATCTCCGTTAACCATGCTCAAATCCTCACCGCTGTTTTAAAGTTGAGAGGGTATAGTGCGATCGCCCTTACAGGAAAAACCCCGAAACCAGAAAGAGAGGCAATTATCAAGAGTTTCAAAGACGACAACCCCGAACCACAAATATTATGTAACTACGGCGTATTAACCACTGGATTCGATGCACCAAAAACCAGTGCCGCCGTTATCGCCCGTCCCACCAAATCCCTTGTACTGTATAGCCAAATGGTAGGACGAGCTATTCGAGGACTCAAAGCAGGAGGCAACGCTACCGCCGAAATTATCACCGTAGTCGATAGTCAAATGCCCGGTTTTGGGTCTGTGTCAGATGCTTTTAACAATTGGGAAGACGTTTGGAGGAAAAACTAATGAATAAACCCCATGATATAGTTCCAGCACATCTAGCCGTTCAAGCCATGCGCGATAACGGTTATAAAAATGCCGCCTATGCCATCGCCGAGTTGATGGATAATGCTATTCAAGCAGGCGCATCCCAAGTTGAATTACTCTGTGGGCAAAGGATGAAACAATTAACATCCCGCAAAAGCTCCCATATCGAACAAATCGCCGTTTTAGACAATGGTTGCGGTATGGATGCCACCGTTTTACGTCTAGCCCTGCAATTTGGTAACGGTACTCACCTAGACAAAGATCAACATACTGGCATCGGGCGCTTTGGTATGGGTTTACCCTCATCATCGATTTCTCAATGTCAAAGAGTTGATGTTTGGTCATGGCAAAATGGAGTAGAAAATGCCCTTTATACTTACCTTGACCTCGATGAAATCAAAACCCGTCAATTAAACGAAGTACCCGAACCTATTCCGAAATCTGTACCCCATAGAT comes from Cyanobacterium sp. HL-69 and encodes:
- a CDS encoding Type I restriction-modification system, restriction subunit R, which codes for MKIYDLLLNSKQNKLEYLLSIPIFNLLKLSDKNLTNEEQLIEALLTLYTPEELLRSKYHRDLIIEFLTPEQANILATVWDAPHDKDVYKRLKKVAIKQNSEAEKYLFNFFEIPVYRQTNITVEKSSFVEISPQYPLFNHQRNAAQRVQKYLYDPPYRGLLHMPTGAGKTRTAMNIIADHLRNNEPTLVVWLAYSEELCEQAVNEFEKAWGYLGDRPLTVYRFWGEHDLAIEEVNDGFVVAGLSKTYNALKKSIRFINQLGVRTSFVIIDEAHQAIAHTYKLVLDSLVIPYEKTALLGLTATPGRTWAEIDQDAQLANFFAQQKVTLEIEGYDNPVDYLVEQQYLAQAIHRPLFYDSVLTLTPKDIRRINQDLDIPPYILHRLEEDEQRNLRIILELEALTHRHHRIIVFAISVNHAQILTAVLKLRGYSAIALTGKTPKPEREAIIKSFKDDNPEPQILCNYGVLTTGFDAPKTSAAVIARPTKSLVLYSQMVGRAIRGLKAGGNATAEIITVVDSQMPGFGSVSDAFNNWEDVWRKN